From Ovis aries strain OAR_USU_Benz2616 breed Rambouillet chromosome 21, ARS-UI_Ramb_v3.0, whole genome shotgun sequence, a single genomic window includes:
- the LOC101118574 gene encoding mas-related G-protein coupled receptor member A6-like: protein MDNYCETHHFSPDAAEPAEGSHDVEHVALRSLAVVVALCGLVGNGIVIRFVCLSHKKTSFLIYSLNLAIADFMNLGFQILFSVRQILKPFLHRCFGLHALFTVLRWFFYLTGLGIMTAISFQRCLSALFPIWYRCHCPKHLSAVVSALIWILTFLLNMLRGYACGQLFTREEKFCDEYKTATAVLVFLQFSILGISSLLLLQRVQASSQKHQPRKFHLVLLLSFLGFLLGLPLSIIRFCTTEKIHVFNDICVLLSCINSTANPAIYVFTGSLQREQSTKTLKVVLQRALGEETEDAQDQKVTPTGKTESVGL from the coding sequence ATGGACAATTACTGCGAGACTCATCATTTCAGCCCTGACGCTGCAGAGCCGGCTGAAGGGTCACACGATGTTGAGCACGTGGCCCTCCGGTCCCTCGCCGTGGTTGTGGCCCTTTGCGGACTGGTGGGAAATGGAATCGTGATCAggtttgtctgtctgtctcacaAGAAGACCTCCTTCCTCATCTACAGCCTCAATCTGGCGATCGCGGACTTCATGAACCTCGGCTTCCAGATCCTGTTCTCTGTCCGCCAAATCCTGAAGCCGTTCCTCCACCGTTGCTTTGGTCTTCACGCCCTCTTCACGGTCCTGAGGTGGTTCTTCTACCTCACTGGTCTGGGCATCATGACCGCCATCAGCTTCCAGCGCTGTCTGTCCGCCCTCTTCCCCATCTGGTATCGGTGTCATTGCCCCAAGCACCTGTCGGCCGTGGTGAGTGCGCTCATTTGGATTCTGACCTTTCTGTTAAATATGCTGAGAGGTTATGCCTGCGGCCAGCTATTCACCAGGGAGGAAAAGTTTTGTGACGAATATAAGACTGCCACCGCCGTGTTGGTCTTCCTCCAGTTCTCCATCCTGGGCATATCCAGTCTGCTGTTGCTCCAGCGAGTCCAGGCCAGCTCCCAGAAGCATCAGCCCAGAAAGTTCCACCTGGTCCTCCTGCTCTCGTTCCTGGGCTTCCTCCTCGGCCTGCCCCTCAGCATCATCCGGTTCTGCACAACCGAGAAAATTCACGTCTTCAATGACATCTGTGTTCTCTTGTCCTGCATCAACAGCACGGCCAACCCTGCCATTTATGTCTTCACTgggagccttcagagggagcagTCAACGAAGACCCTCAAGGTGGTCCTTCAGAGAGCCCTGGGTGAGGAGACGGAGGATGCTCAGGACCAGAAAGTGACTCCAACTGGCAAGACGGAGAGCGTGGGCCTCTGA